The Saprospiraceae bacterium genomic interval CATCGTACTTAGTGAATATAAATGGGTTGGTGACCTGGGTATATACTCTCGCGGCAGCTAGTTTCCATCTATTCATCAGGTTTAATGGCAAGGTGTATCCTAAAGTAATATCGGACACTCTCAAGAAGCTGGCATCCTGGTAATTGATGGCATTGCGATATGGATTAGCGGCTGCAACTCCAAAATAGGTGTTTGAAGGATTGTCACTTCTCCAATAATCTAAGCTCGAAAGTCTATTGTATCGGGTACCACCCAGATCTCCAAAAGTCCCACTAAGCGTACTGTTGGAATATTCAGATCCATTTCTATAGTACATAAAAAAGGAGAAATCAAAACTTTTGTAGTTAAATCTATTAGTCATTCCCATTAAATAGTTTGGAAGTGCAGAACCCAGGATAGTTCTGTCATCAATCGCATCGGAAGAGGAGATGATCCCATCATTGTTTTGATCCACCACTCTCACAGCTCCGGGTACTTGTTTGTATTTAGCTGCCAATTCTTTATCCGCTGTCTGCCAAATCCCCGCGAATTCGTAATCAAAGTTTGACCGGATCGGATGTCCTACAAATAGTTTATTGCCTTTGTCGACCGTTTGGCCGTCTCCATACAATTCGAGCAATTCATTATTGTTTTTTGTAAATGTGAAATTGGTACTCCAGCTAAAATTATTTTTCGTGATATTGACTGTGCTTAAAGTTAATTCTACACCTCTGTTTTGTATTTTTCCCACATTGGCAATGACATCAGAAAAACCGGTCACTGTCGGTATCTTTTGATTTAGAATTAAATCGTCTGTCTTTCGGTCATATACTTCAAGAGAAGCTGCGATTCGGTTATTGAAAAAGCCAAAATCCAAGCCCAGATTCAATTCTTTGCTGCGTTCCCATCGCAAATCTTTGTTACCCAGGTTAGCAGGAGCAAATCCATATGCCGCGGTCCCACCAAAATCGTATCCTGTATTAAGCAAACCTGCTTGAGTACTATAAGGATTGACCGTAGAGTTGCCTACTTCGCCGTAGCTGATTCTTGCCTTCAAGTTTGAAAACAGATTTAAGTCGCGAATGAACTGTTCCTCACCGGCTCTCCAGGCAACAGCGACCGATGGGAAAAAAGCCCATTTATTGCCTGGTGCTAATTGAGAAGCCCCATCTGATCTACCGGTCAAAGTCAATAAATATTTATCATTAAAGGAATAATTGATTCTACCCATATAAGATAATAATGATCGCTCGGCCAAAGAACTGGATATGGTATTGATGGTACCGGCAGTATTCAAAGCGTACCAATCTGAATCGTAGGGAAGGTCGGTGACAAAAACTCTGTAAGCTTCATTTCTTTGATAGAAGGAACTTTGGAGACCAGTGAAGTGAATTTTGTGTTTGGAAACTGCCAGGTCGTAATTGACTATATTATCAATGGTGTAATTGCCTTGTATACCACTGTCGTACTGAGCACGAGGTTTTTTGCCCACTTGCGCTTTAGACCAGGTGCCTCTGAAATCGCCCATACGGTTATTGCCATAAGACGCAGATATTGAAGAGCGAAAGCTCAAACCTTTTACAGGACTAAACTCAACAAAGGTATTGGCTGTGCCGACTAAAGAGGTGGTTTGAAGTTTAGAAATAGCCGGATCAATATCGAGTAACGGGTTAGGCACCTGTTTATCATTGATACCCATCCATACAGCATACCCGTTGATATTAAGATCTTTGTTCTCCGTAGGGTTGAGCAGATCATCATAATAGGGCAGTCCACTTGGTCGTGCACGGAATGCCCCCCGGAGTGATTCCTGGGAGCCAACATTAAGGTCACTATAAGTCAGGTAAGAAGTGAATCCAACCCTAAACATTTGACCTATTTTGCTATCCAGGCCGGCATTAAGATTATATCTTTTAAAACCGGTATATTTTACGTTTCCATCTTCACTTAAAAACCCTCCCGCAAAACGATAAGTGGTGCGATCATTACCTCCGGATAAACTAAGGTTTTGGCTGGTTTGTAACCCTGGTTTGGTAATTAAATCAACCCAATCTGTGGATTGTCCTGATTCGATTACAGCCAGCTCACCTGCTGTAAAGGTAGCAGGAGTCGCGCCCTCCAGGACTCTATCGGTATACACAGATTTGTAAAACTCCTGAGCATTCATCAGCCTGGGTACATGTGCAGGTTGTCTTGAGGCTATATAGCTATCGTAACTTATGCGTGGTTTGCCGGATGCACCTTTCTTAGTCGTGACGATGATCACCCCGTTCGCTCCGCGAGAGCCATAGATAGCGGTAGAGGAAGCGTCTTTTAATACATCCATAGTTTGAATATCATTTGGATTGAGTGTATTCAGATCCCCACCCATTATCCCGTCAATTACGACCAAAGGTTGGGTTGAATTATTTATAGTGTTTTCACCCCTGATAGTGATGCTGTATCCTGCACCGGGTCTGTTGTCATTTTTGGTCACTGTAGCCCCAGCGACTTGACCCTGGATAGCTCTGGCAGCCATCGTTGGATTGGCCCTGGTGATGTCTTTGGTCTGAATCGAAGCTACGGCACCGGTCAGGTCACTTTTGCGCTGCTCACCATATCCGATCACCACTACTTCTGAAAGTGCCTGGGCATCGGATTTTAAGTTAATGGTTACCTGGCTCTGACTACCTACAGCTAGTTCTACAGTGATGAACCCAACATAAGAAATTTCTAAAACAGTATTTTCATCAGGTACATTTAAGGTGAAATCACCATTAATATCTGTGGTAGTACCTTGAGATGTACCTTTTACGATAATGGATGCTCCGGGCAGACCTTCGCCAGTCTCCGCATCGATGACCTTACCATTGATAGGACGGTCTATCCGATTTACTTCTCGTGGCACAAATGTTTTCAGAGGTTTTTCAATGTTCTTTTCGAGTTTTTGAGCATTCATCAAGGCGTTTGGTGATACGGCCAATCCCTCTATAATTTTTCGTTCGAACATAAAGTCTGCATGGTATCTGTCTTTCTGTTCGTTCAGTACATTGTTGAGCAAAAGCTCATTGGTAGTTGCACGCTCACTTTTATGGTTGGATTGTGCCATCGCCATGATCTGTGACCAGCCTGAGTAATTTGTCAGCACCCAAAAGGCCAGTGTCATCGAGAGTTTTGAAATTAATTGTAAATTGAGTTTCATAATTAAAGGTTTAATATAAAATTCTAAAGGCTATTTTTCAACTAGTTGTACTAGTATTTCTTTTGAAAATATTGGCGTCTAGGAGTTCTGACAATGATAATAAAAGTTCATCTTCATTCTCTGCTTAATATGAGCACTTGATGACCCGCTCAGCCAGTTTTTTCCCTTG includes:
- a CDS encoding TonB-dependent receptor: MKLNLQLISKLSMTLAFWVLTNYSGWSQIMAMAQSNHKSERATTNELLLNNVLNEQKDRYHADFMFERKIIEGLAVSPNALMNAQKLEKNIEKPLKTFVPREVNRIDRPINGKVIDAETGEGLPGASIIVKGTSQGTTTDINGDFTLNVPDENTVLEISYVGFITVELAVGSQSQVTINLKSDAQALSEVVVIGYGEQRKSDLTGAVASIQTKDITRANPTMAARAIQGQVAGATVTKNDNRPGAGYSITIRGENTINNSTQPLVVIDGIMGGDLNTLNPNDIQTMDVLKDASSTAIYGSRGANGVIIVTTKKGASGKPRISYDSYIASRQPAHVPRLMNAQEFYKSVYTDRVLEGATPATFTAGELAVIESGQSTDWVDLITKPGLQTSQNLSLSGGNDRTTYRFAGGFLSEDGNVKYTGFKRYNLNAGLDSKIGQMFRVGFTSYLTYSDLNVGSQESLRGAFRARPSGLPYYDDLLNPTENKDLNINGYAVWMGINDKQVPNPLLDIDPAISKLQTTSLVGTANTFVEFSPVKGLSFRSSISASYGNNRMGDFRGTWSKAQVGKKPRAQYDSGIQGNYTIDNIVNYDLAVSKHKIHFTGLQSSFYQRNEAYRVFVTDLPYDSDWYALNTAGTINTISSSLAERSLLSYMGRINYSFNDKYLLTLTGRSDGASQLAPGNKWAFFPSVAVAWRAGEEQFIRDLNLFSNLKARISYGEVGNSTVNPYSTQAGLLNTGYDFGGTAAYGFAPANLGNKDLRWERSKELNLGLDFGFFNNRIAASLEVYDRKTDDLILNQKIPTVTGFSDVIANVGKIQNRGVELTLSTVNITKNNFSWSTNFTFTKNNNELLELYGDGQTVDKGNKLFVGHPIRSNFDYEFAGIWQTADKELAAKYKQVPGAVRVVDQNNDGIISSSDAIDDRTILGSALPNYLMGMTNRFNYKSFDFSFFMYYRNGSEYSNSTLSGTFGDLGGTRYNRLSSLDYWRSDNPSNTYFGVAAANPYRNAINYQDASFLRVSDITLGYTLPLNLMNRWKLAAARVYTQVTNPFIFTKYDGFDPEFNSAIYQDDLPYMNLTLGVNISF